One genomic segment of Streptomyces sp. TLI_146 includes these proteins:
- a CDS encoding Gfo/Idh/MocA family protein: MAHASGTTDRPAPLRIGLLGTGPWAVAAHAPALAAHPDVEFAGVWGRRPEAAAALAAEHSVPVYGDVDELFAACDAVAFALPPDVQAPLAVRAAAAGCHLLLDKPVATDVGHAREVADAARRAGVASVVFFTLRFAPGPADWIERQAALDGWFTGRAQWLGALFTPGAAPSPYAASPWRREKGALWDVGPHALSVLMPVLGEVTAVTAAPGPGDTVHLILQHASGASATVTLGFTAPQAAAGVGVEFLGEPGVVAMPEWNGAQGAFAAALDALLAAARGGAPHPCDAGFGARVTEVLAEAERQVGKGER; encoded by the coding sequence ATGGCCCACGCATCCGGCACCACAGACCGCCCCGCACCCCTTCGGATCGGACTCCTCGGCACCGGCCCCTGGGCCGTCGCCGCCCACGCGCCCGCGCTCGCCGCGCACCCGGACGTCGAGTTCGCCGGGGTCTGGGGGCGCCGCCCCGAGGCGGCGGCCGCGCTCGCCGCCGAGCACTCCGTCCCCGTGTACGGGGACGTGGACGAGCTCTTCGCGGCCTGCGACGCGGTCGCCTTCGCCCTGCCCCCGGACGTCCAGGCGCCGCTGGCGGTACGGGCGGCGGCGGCCGGGTGCCATCTGCTGCTCGACAAGCCGGTCGCCACCGACGTCGGCCACGCGCGCGAGGTCGCGGACGCGGCGCGGCGGGCCGGGGTCGCCTCGGTGGTCTTCTTCACCCTGCGCTTCGCGCCGGGCCCGGCCGACTGGATCGAGCGGCAGGCCGCGCTCGACGGCTGGTTCACGGGCCGCGCGCAGTGGCTCGGCGCGCTGTTCACCCCCGGCGCCGCGCCCAGCCCGTACGCCGCCTCGCCCTGGCGGCGCGAGAAGGGCGCGCTCTGGGACGTCGGCCCGCACGCCCTGTCGGTCCTGATGCCGGTGCTCGGCGAGGTGACGGCGGTGACGGCCGCGCCCGGCCCCGGCGACACGGTCCATCTGATCCTGCAGCACGCCTCGGGCGCCTCGGCCACGGTGACGCTCGGCTTCACCGCGCCGCAGGCGGCGGCGGGGGTGGGCGTGGAGTTCCTGGGGGAGCCGGGCGTGGTGGCGATGCCGGAGTGGAACGGGGCGCAGGGGGCGTTCGCGGCGGCCCTCGACGCGCTGCTGGCCGCGGCACGCGGCGGGGCGCCACATCCGTGCGACGCGGGGTTCGGGGCGCGGGTGACGGAGGTGCTGGCGGAGGCGGAACGGCAGGTGGGGAAGGGGGAGCGGTGA
- a CDS encoding phosphatidylserine/phosphatidylglycerophosphate/cardiolipin synthase family protein: protein MRPRPTLRTAALAAALLASTLTAQATTASADVPAPVTTQAVFNNPTGTAAEQQAVVARQVELVAGAPAGARIRLAMFYADDPALPDALIAAHRRGVDVQAIFDEKAVSMAPYKSLLAELGGDTAKSSWVMSCGAGRGCVGTRVLGTVDAINHNKFLLLSQTGSTPDVVVQSSANLHVGRDGTKGWNNALVLVGNDGIYAAYNGYFDDLKARRANNDYYSTGRPPVASGNAKAHFYPRAESNGAPYNDPSEDTVATVLDNVKCFGNSKYGTTDNHRTRIRVSMTIFSRPYLADRLAELDAQGCYVEVSETYNPDSALEKQSLETLLKKTSSVYGGVITKYYCQADSTWIHDKYLLVEGNYYNTPDRKVLWTGSHNWSGNSLRQSDETMLQLEDSAVFDSYVANFNQLRAATTHQPANGAAATC, encoded by the coding sequence TTGCGCCCCCGCCCCACCCTCCGCACCGCCGCCCTCGCCGCCGCCCTCCTCGCCTCCACGCTCACCGCGCAGGCCACCACCGCCTCGGCCGATGTCCCGGCCCCCGTCACCACTCAGGCCGTCTTCAACAACCCCACCGGGACCGCCGCCGAGCAGCAGGCCGTCGTGGCGCGGCAGGTGGAGCTCGTTGCGGGGGCGCCTGCCGGGGCGCGGATACGGCTGGCCATGTTCTACGCCGACGACCCGGCCCTGCCCGACGCGCTGATCGCCGCCCACCGGCGGGGCGTCGACGTGCAGGCGATCTTCGACGAGAAGGCGGTGAGCATGGCTCCGTACAAGAGCCTGCTGGCCGAGCTCGGTGGGGATACGGCCAAGTCGTCGTGGGTGATGAGCTGCGGGGCCGGGCGCGGGTGTGTCGGTACGCGGGTGCTCGGGACCGTCGACGCCATCAACCACAACAAGTTCCTGCTGCTCTCGCAGACCGGCTCCACGCCTGATGTCGTCGTCCAGTCCTCGGCCAATCTGCACGTCGGGCGGGACGGCACCAAGGGGTGGAACAACGCCCTGGTGCTGGTGGGGAACGACGGGATCTACGCCGCCTACAACGGGTATTTCGACGACCTCAAGGCCCGGCGCGCCAACAACGACTACTACTCCACCGGGCGGCCCCCCGTCGCCTCCGGCAACGCCAAGGCGCACTTCTACCCCCGCGCCGAGAGCAACGGGGCGCCCTACAACGACCCCTCCGAGGACACCGTCGCCACGGTGCTCGACAACGTGAAGTGCTTCGGCAACTCCAAGTACGGCACGACCGACAACCACCGCACCCGGATCCGGGTCAGCATGACCATCTTCAGCCGCCCCTACCTGGCCGACCGGCTCGCCGAGCTCGACGCGCAGGGGTGCTACGTCGAGGTCTCCGAGACGTACAACCCGGACAGCGCGCTGGAGAAGCAGTCGCTCGAGACGCTGCTGAAGAAGACGTCCAGTGTGTACGGCGGGGTCATCACCAAGTACTACTGCCAGGCCGACTCCACCTGGATCCATGACAAGTACCTGCTGGTGGAGGGGAATTACTACAACACCCCGGACCGCAAGGTGCTGTGGACCGGCAGCCACAACTGGAGCGGGAACTCGCTGCGGCAGAGCGACGAGACCATGCTCCAGCTGGAGGACAGCGCGGTGTTCGACTCGTACGTGGCCAACTTCAACCAGCTGCGGGCCGCGACCACGCACCAGCCCGCCAACGGCGCCGCCGCCACCTGCTGA
- the glnII gene encoding glutamine synthetase, with translation MTFKAEYIWIDGTEPTAKLRSKTKIIAGVPDGTELPVWGFDGSSTNQAEGHASDRVLKPVFSCPDPIRGGDNVLVLCEVFDIDGTPHESNTRALLRPVAERFAAQEPIFGIEQEYTFFDGARPLGFPVGGFPAAQGGYYCGVGADEIFGREIVEKHLDHCLAAGLSISGINAEVMPGQWEFQVGPVGPLEVSDQLWIARWLLYRTAEEFNVSATLDPKPVKGDWNGAGAHTNFSTKAMREGYEAIITACESLGEGSKPMDHVKNYGAGIDDRLTGLHETAPWNEYSYGVSNRGASVRIPWQVEVDKKGYIEDRRPNANVDPYVVTRLIVDTCCTGLEKAGQV, from the coding sequence GTGACGTTCAAGGCTGAGTACATCTGGATCGACGGCACCGAGCCGACGGCCAAGCTCCGCTCGAAGACCAAGATCATCGCGGGTGTGCCCGACGGGACCGAGCTGCCGGTGTGGGGCTTCGACGGCTCCTCCACCAACCAGGCCGAGGGCCACGCCTCCGACCGCGTGCTGAAGCCGGTCTTCTCCTGCCCCGACCCGATCCGCGGCGGCGACAACGTCCTCGTCCTGTGCGAGGTCTTCGACATCGACGGCACCCCGCACGAGTCCAACACGCGCGCGCTGCTGCGGCCCGTCGCCGAGCGGTTCGCCGCGCAGGAGCCGATCTTCGGGATCGAGCAGGAGTACACGTTCTTCGACGGCGCCCGTCCGCTGGGCTTCCCGGTCGGCGGCTTCCCGGCCGCGCAGGGCGGCTACTACTGCGGTGTCGGCGCCGACGAGATCTTCGGCCGCGAGATCGTCGAGAAGCACCTCGACCACTGCCTCGCCGCGGGGCTGAGCATCTCCGGCATCAACGCCGAGGTCATGCCCGGCCAGTGGGAGTTCCAGGTCGGCCCGGTCGGCCCGCTGGAGGTCTCCGACCAGCTGTGGATCGCGCGCTGGCTGCTCTACCGCACCGCCGAGGAGTTCAACGTCTCCGCCACCCTCGACCCCAAGCCGGTCAAGGGCGACTGGAACGGCGCGGGCGCGCACACCAACTTCTCCACCAAGGCGATGCGCGAGGGCTACGAGGCGATCATCACCGCGTGCGAGTCGCTCGGCGAGGGCTCCAAGCCGATGGACCACGTCAAGAACTACGGCGCGGGCATCGACGACCGCCTCACCGGCCTGCACGAGACCGCCCCGTGGAACGAGTACTCGTACGGGGTCTCCAACCGCGGCGCCTCGGTCCGTATCCCGTGGCAGGTCGAGGTGGACAAGAAGGGCTACATCGAGGACCGCCGCCCGAACGCCAACGTCGACCCGTACGTCGTGACCCGGCTGATCGTCGACACCTGCTGCACCGGCCTGGAGAAGGCCGGCCAGGTCTGA
- a CDS encoding arsenate reductase family protein — MEIWINPACSKCRSAIQLLDAEGASYTVRRYLEDVPSEDEIRAVLERLGLEPWDITRTQEADAKELGLKEWPREAASRDRWIAALAAHPKLIQRPIITAQDGTAVVGRTEEAVRDALSR, encoded by the coding sequence ATGGAGATCTGGATCAATCCCGCCTGTTCCAAGTGCCGCAGTGCCATCCAGCTGCTCGACGCCGAGGGCGCCTCGTACACCGTCCGCCGCTACCTCGAAGACGTGCCGTCGGAGGACGAGATCCGGGCCGTGCTCGAACGGCTCGGCCTCGAACCGTGGGACATCACGCGCACCCAGGAGGCCGACGCGAAGGAGCTCGGGCTCAAGGAGTGGCCGCGCGAGGCCGCCTCGCGCGACCGCTGGATCGCGGCGCTCGCCGCGCACCCCAAGCTGATCCAGCGGCCGATCATCACGGCACAGGACGGTACGGCCGTGGTGGGCCGCACCGAGGAGGCGGTACGGGACGCGCTCTCCCGGTGA
- a CDS encoding response regulator transcription factor: MRVVLAEDLFLLRDGLVRLLEAYDFEIVAAVESGPELARALAESDPEVAIVDVRLPPTHTDEGLQCALAARRARPGLPVLVLSQHVEQLYARELLADGNGGVGYLLKDRVFDAEQFVDAVRRVAGGGTAMDPQVISQLLSRKGRDSPVAGLTPRELEVMELMAQGRSNAAIAAQLVVTERAIAKHTSNIFAKLGLPVSDDDNRRVLAVLAYLERG, encoded by the coding sequence TTGCGCGTTGTCCTAGCCGAAGACCTCTTCCTGCTCCGCGACGGGCTGGTGCGGCTGCTTGAGGCGTACGACTTCGAGATAGTCGCGGCGGTCGAGAGCGGGCCCGAACTGGCCCGGGCGCTGGCCGAGTCGGACCCCGAGGTGGCGATCGTCGACGTACGGCTGCCGCCCACGCACACCGACGAGGGCCTCCAGTGCGCGCTGGCCGCCCGGCGGGCCCGGCCGGGGCTGCCGGTCCTGGTCCTGTCGCAGCACGTGGAGCAGCTGTACGCGCGCGAGCTGCTGGCCGACGGGAACGGCGGGGTCGGCTACCTCCTCAAGGACCGGGTCTTCGACGCGGAGCAGTTCGTGGACGCGGTGCGGCGGGTGGCGGGCGGCGGCACGGCGATGGATCCCCAGGTGATCTCGCAGCTGCTCTCCCGCAAGGGGCGGGACTCGCCGGTGGCCGGGCTCACTCCGCGTGAGCTGGAGGTGATGGAGCTGATGGCCCAGGGGCGGTCGAACGCGGCGATCGCGGCGCAGCTGGTGGTGACGGAGCGGGCGATCGCCAAGCACACGTCCAACATCTTCGCGAAGCTGGGCCTGCCCGTCTCCGATGACGACAATCGGCGGGTGCTGGCGGTGCTGGCCTATCTGGAACGCGGGTGA
- a CDS encoding carboxymuconolactone decarboxylase family protein: protein MTTTQIAPKTTATTATADITDTIARAAAQNPVRIDFAKANPKAFKAIIALNIAATEHLDPALVELVQIRASQINNCAYCLHMHVSDAHKAGENPERLHMVGVWREAPHFFTPQERAALALTESVTLIADGEVSDEVFEEAAEEFSEQELGGLLALIFTINTWNRLNVTARKVAGTDERVR from the coding sequence ATGACGACGACGCAGATCGCCCCGAAGACCACCGCCACCACCGCCACCGCCGACATCACCGACACCATCGCCCGGGCCGCCGCGCAGAACCCGGTACGGATCGACTTCGCCAAGGCCAACCCGAAGGCGTTCAAGGCGATCATCGCGCTCAACATCGCGGCCACCGAGCACCTCGACCCCGCCCTGGTGGAGCTGGTGCAGATACGGGCCTCGCAGATCAACAACTGCGCGTACTGCCTCCACATGCACGTCAGCGACGCGCACAAGGCGGGCGAGAACCCGGAGCGGCTGCACATGGTGGGCGTGTGGCGCGAGGCCCCGCACTTCTTCACGCCGCAGGAGCGCGCGGCGCTCGCCCTCACCGAGTCGGTCACGCTGATCGCGGACGGCGAGGTGAGCGACGAGGTGTTCGAGGAGGCGGCCGAGGAGTTCAGCGAGCAGGAGCTCGGCGGGCTGCTCGCGCTGATCTTCACGATCAACACGTGGAACCGCCTGAACGTCACCGCGCGGAAGGTGGCGGGGACGGACGAGCGGGTGCGCTGA
- a CDS encoding sensor histidine kinase — translation MIVTKARDALVAAGRGSVLSASATFVSINLFTWAVVSIALIPVGIGALTTPYVLKLVRQHANRRRAWAKEWAGVTIPVPYRPLPREVRPGVAGSVERCGLLLKDPATWRDLQWMFTDMTAGFLIAILAPVLPLYFVYGVVLAAGVWEPIHRAGGGEWFTFLHITSQSTANLAVVLGAAYALLGVLVNPALIRAHFRLAARSLAPTREQELALRVERLTETRHDAVDSSAAELRRIERDLHDGAQARLVAVGMSLGTVEALIEKDPAQAKALLAKARESSAEALTELRDLVRGIHPPVLAERGLGDAVRALALRLPLPVEVDVELPAGRAEAPVESAAYFAVSEVLTNAVKHARADRIWVDLSYGGGALRISVTDDGRGGARVGGGSGLSGLERRLGTFDGVLAVSSPVGGPTMVTMEIPCALS, via the coding sequence ATGATCGTGACAAAGGCGCGGGACGCCCTGGTGGCCGCCGGGCGCGGATCGGTGCTCTCGGCGTCGGCCACCTTCGTCTCCATCAACCTCTTCACCTGGGCCGTGGTGTCCATCGCGCTGATACCCGTCGGCATCGGCGCGCTGACCACCCCGTACGTCCTGAAGCTGGTGCGCCAGCACGCCAACCGGCGCCGCGCGTGGGCGAAGGAGTGGGCGGGCGTGACCATCCCCGTCCCGTACCGCCCGCTCCCCCGCGAGGTGCGCCCCGGAGTGGCCGGGTCGGTCGAGCGGTGCGGGCTGCTGCTGAAGGACCCGGCGACGTGGCGCGACCTCCAGTGGATGTTCACCGACATGACCGCGGGCTTCCTCATCGCGATCCTGGCGCCCGTCCTGCCGCTCTACTTCGTGTACGGCGTGGTGCTCGCCGCGGGCGTCTGGGAGCCGATCCACCGGGCGGGCGGCGGCGAGTGGTTCACCTTCCTGCACATCACCTCGCAGTCGACCGCCAACCTGGCCGTCGTCCTCGGCGCCGCCTACGCCCTCCTCGGCGTCCTGGTGAACCCGGCCCTGATCCGCGCCCACTTCAGGCTCGCCGCGCGCTCGCTTGCGCCGACCCGGGAGCAGGAGCTCGCGCTGCGGGTGGAGCGCCTCACCGAGACCCGGCACGACGCCGTGGACTCCTCGGCCGCCGAGCTGCGCCGCATCGAGCGCGACCTGCACGACGGGGCGCAGGCCCGGCTCGTCGCCGTCGGCATGAGCCTGGGCACCGTGGAGGCCCTGATCGAGAAGGACCCCGCGCAGGCCAAGGCGCTGCTCGCCAAGGCCCGTGAGTCGTCCGCCGAGGCGCTCACCGAACTGCGCGACCTGGTCCGGGGCATCCACCCGCCGGTCCTCGCCGAGCGGGGCCTCGGGGACGCGGTGCGCGCCCTGGCGCTGCGCCTGCCGCTGCCGGTCGAGGTCGACGTGGAGCTGCCCGCCGGGCGCGCCGAGGCGCCGGTCGAGTCGGCCGCGTACTTCGCGGTCAGCGAGGTCCTCACCAACGCGGTCAAGCACGCGCGGGCCGACCGGATCTGGGTCGACCTCTCGTACGGTGGCGGGGCGCTGCGCATCTCGGTCACCGACGACGGGCGCGGCGGGGCCCGGGTGGGCGGCGGCTCGGGGCTGAGCGGCCTGGAGCGCCGACTGGGTACATTCGACGGCGTCCTGGCCGTCAGCAGTCCCGTGGGCGGCCCCACCATGGTGACCATGGAGATTCCTTGCGCGTTGTCCTAG
- a CDS encoding winged helix-turn-helix domain-containing protein translates to MANTRTFSASAATAARPGPVPLGRHRLRAVDRDEVAAATGTVADFLPPGATWLPAPQHTLPALPGHPPMVGYLVLVPADQQPLLAAAPDPVAEEPDADASVGGDALVRIDTVRRTAEVDGRELDLTYLEFELLAHLVAHPQRVHTRDQLVTTVWGYGHVGDGRTVDVHVARLRRKLGAQHRHAIQTVRRVGYKYAP, encoded by the coding sequence ATGGCGAACACCCGTACCTTCTCCGCCTCCGCTGCGACCGCTGCCCGCCCCGGTCCCGTACCCCTGGGACGCCATCGACTCCGTGCCGTCGACCGCGACGAGGTGGCCGCCGCCACCGGCACGGTCGCCGACTTCCTTCCGCCGGGCGCCACTTGGCTGCCCGCGCCCCAGCACACCCTGCCCGCGCTGCCCGGCCACCCGCCGATGGTCGGCTACCTGGTGCTCGTCCCGGCCGACCAGCAGCCGCTGCTCGCCGCCGCGCCCGACCCGGTGGCCGAGGAGCCCGACGCGGACGCGTCGGTCGGCGGCGACGCGCTGGTGCGCATCGACACCGTCCGCCGGACCGCCGAGGTCGACGGGCGCGAGCTCGACCTCACGTACCTCGAATTCGAGCTGCTCGCGCATCTGGTGGCGCACCCTCAGCGGGTGCACACCCGCGACCAGTTGGTGACCACGGTGTGGGGGTACGGCCATGTCGGCGACGGCCGGACCGTGGACGTCCACGTCGCCCGGCTGCGCCGCAAGCTCGGCGCCCAGCACCGCCACGCCATCCAGACCGTGCGACGGGTCGGGTACAAGTACGCGCCCTGA